TGGTCGTTGCTGTTGGTCATCACTTTGCCGTGGGTACGTTTGCTCCTGGTACACGCTTAGAAGGCAAGTTAGTTTTGCAGGGACGATTAATTCGTCGTTTATACGATACTATTTTTAGACTCCATCAACGAACAGTAACGGGTATGTTTACCGTTTCTCGCTTAATGATTACTAAGCGTTCTTTAAGCCAGCGGGGATCTAACCTTAATAACTAAAATATACAAATAAAAACGGCAGCCTATCTGAGGCTACCGTTTTTTATTTCGTTATCAATGAGTAAAACTTACTCAACCGTTACCGCTTTTGCTAAGTTACGTGGCTGATCGACATCCGTCCCTTTAATCAGGGCAACATGATACGAAAGTAACTGCATTGGAACCGTATAATAGATTGGTGCAGTTATATCGCTAACATGAGGCATCGTAATGATCTTCATGTTTTCATCGCCTTCAAAGCCCGCTTGCTCGTCCGCGAAAACATACAGCAACCCACCACGAGCACGCACTTCTTCTACGTTTGATTTTAATTTTTCTAATAAATCATTGGTTGGGGCAACCACTACCACTGGCATATCCGCATCAATCAACGCTAAAGGACCGTGCTTTAATTCACCGGCAGCATACGCTTCCGCATGAATGTACGAAATCTCTTTTAATTTCAACGACGCTTCCATAGCGATTGGATAAAACTCTCCACGCCCTAAAAATAGCGTGTGTTGCTTGTCAGCAAAGTCAGGGGCTAACGCTTCGATTTCTTTATCAAATGACAGTGCTTTTTCTATTTGAGCGGGCAAAGCGTGCAAGGCTTCAACAATCTCTTTCTCTTTCTCTTTTGAGATACGATTTTGTTGTTTACCTAACGCCGTCACTAACATCAATAACGCCGCAAGTTGAGTGGTAAAGGCTTTCGTCGATGCCACACCAATCTCTGTTCCTGCACGCGTCATAAAGGCAAAATCAGATTCACGAACAAGAGATGAACCAGCAACATTACACACCGTCATTGCGCCCATGTAACCACGCTCTTTTGCTAGACGAAGGGCCGCTAACGTATCAGCCGTTTCACCCGATTGAGATAAGGTAATTAATAAGCTATTTGGACGCGTTACAAATTTACGGTAACGGAACTCAGAGGCAATTTCGACATCACAACTAACACCCGCCAGTGACTCAAACCAATAACGAGCCGTCATTCCCGCGTTGTAAGAAGTACCACATGCGATGATTTGTACGTGTTCTACTTTATTTAGGATCTCAACAGCATTAACGCCAATGCTTTCTGTTACAACAGAGTCATGAGTAATACGACCTTCCATGGTATTGATTAATGCTTTTGGCTGCTCGAACACTTCTTTTTGCATGAAGTGACGATATTGACCTTTATCTCCCGCATCATGCTCGGCGTTCGATTCTGTCACTTCACGCTCAACTTGTTCGCCATGCGCATCAAACACTCGAACATCACGACGAGTAATTTCAGCAACATCCCCTTCTTCAAGGTACATAAAGCGACGAGTTACGTTTAATAACGCCAGTTGATCTGACGCTAAAAAGTTTTCACCCACACCACGACCAATAACGATTGGGCTACCAGAGCGAGCGACAACTAAACGTTCAGGGTCACGACGATCCATTGCAACAGTACCGTACGCACCATCAAGTTGAGTCGCTGTTTTTTGTACCGCTTCAATCAAAGAATCCGACGTTCGTAATTCCCACTCAACTAAGTGTGCAATAACCTCGGTATCCGTTTGAGATTCAAATACATAACCGCGTTCTTTTAATAGCGCACGTAATGATTCGTGATTTTCAATAATGCCATTGTGAACAATCGTAATATCACCGGAAACGTGTGGGTGAGCGTTCACTTCAGACGGCTCACCATGCGTTGCCCAACGAGTATGAGCAATACCAGTACCGCCGACCACGTGTGATTCATTGACTGCATCCGCTAATTCCTTAACTTTACCTAAGCGACGCAGTCGAGTGTAATTACTGTCTGCATCAACAACGGCAACACCAGCCGAGTCATAACCGCGATATTCTAAACGGCGTAATCCTTCAACTAATATTTCAGCAACATCTCTTTGTGCAACAGCACCTACGATTCCACACATGGCAATACTCCATTATTCTATTTTTAAATTTAGTGGGCCCAATCCTGGTAATGCGATTGGTCTAGATAATGAGCGGCAACAAAAAGCTCACTATTGATATTCTTTATTGAGGAATTAAATCACTGAGCTCTAATGACTCGTACGTTATGTGACTCAATTTTTTTCTGATGTTCTTCGCTTAAATCATTATTGGTGATCAGCACATCAATACTGTCCCATGGCAATTCCACATTCGGAATTTTTCGACCAATTTTTTCTGATTCAACCATTAAAATTACTTCACGAGCGACTTCAGACATCACTCGACTTAAACCCACCAGTTCATTGAAGGTCGTGGTTCCACGCTCTAAGTCAATGCCATCTGCACCAATGAACAACTGATCAAAATCATAGGATCTTAATACCGACTCCGCCACTTGACCCTGAAATGAATCAGAATGACTGTCCCATGTTCCACCTGTCATTAATAACGTGGGTTCATTCTCGATTTCTTGCAATGCATTCGCCACCGGTAATGAATTGGTCATAACAACCAAACCATTTTTCGTTGATAATTGGTTAATCAACGCCGCCGTCGTACTGCCACTATCAATAATGATTCGATTATGATCTTTAATCAGTTCTACCGCTGAAATAGCCAAAGATAACTTTCGATTCGAAACTTCTTCGCACGTATCTTCTTGAATGATATTTGAAGGCATTAACACCGCCCCGCCATACTTACGCATCAGCAAACCATTCTTCTCTAACTCCGTTAGATCCTTACGAATGGTTACTTCTGATATATCAAAGAGCTCCGAAAGTTCTTCAACCGTAATTTCCCCTTTCTCAATTAATAAAGAAAGGATCATATGTCGACGTTGTTTAGTGTTTCTTTTTGACATGACAAACTCAATAAGTTTCGATTTGAAAGAAGTTTAGTTTCGTTTCATTCGATTGTCTAGTGTTGAGAATTAATTCGTTTTAAATATTAAGATCCCACAAATTTCATTTCATTTTTAAAAATAGAAATAAGATTAGAGAGACAGCGCAGACTTTAGCGTCTAAAAATTGCTCGAAAATGGGT
The Aliivibrio salmonicida LFI1238 genome window above contains:
- the glmS gene encoding glutamine--fructose-6-phosphate transaminase (isomerizing), with product MCGIVGAVAQRDVAEILVEGLRRLEYRGYDSAGVAVVDADSNYTRLRRLGKVKELADAVNESHVVGGTGIAHTRWATHGEPSEVNAHPHVSGDITIVHNGIIENHESLRALLKERGYVFESQTDTEVIAHLVEWELRTSDSLIEAVQKTATQLDGAYGTVAMDRRDPERLVVARSGSPIVIGRGVGENFLASDQLALLNVTRRFMYLEEGDVAEITRRDVRVFDAHGEQVEREVTESNAEHDAGDKGQYRHFMQKEVFEQPKALINTMEGRITHDSVVTESIGVNAVEILNKVEHVQIIACGTSYNAGMTARYWFESLAGVSCDVEIASEFRYRKFVTRPNSLLITLSQSGETADTLAALRLAKERGYMGAMTVCNVAGSSLVRESDFAFMTRAGTEIGVASTKAFTTQLAALLMLVTALGKQQNRISKEKEKEIVEALHALPAQIEKALSFDKEIEALAPDFADKQHTLFLGRGEFYPIAMEASLKLKEISYIHAEAYAAGELKHGPLALIDADMPVVVVAPTNDLLEKLKSNVEEVRARGGLLYVFADEQAGFEGDENMKIITMPHVSDITAPIYYTVPMQLLSYHVALIKGTDVDQPRNLAKAVTVE
- a CDS encoding DeoR/GlpR family DNA-binding transcription regulator yields the protein MSKRNTKQRRHMILSLLIEKGEITVEELSELFDISEVTIRKDLTELEKNGLLMRKYGGAVLMPSNIIQEDTCEEVSNRKLSLAISAVELIKDHNRIIIDSGSTTAALINQLSTKNGLVVMTNSLPVANALQEIENEPTLLMTGGTWDSHSDSFQGQVAESVLRSYDFDQLFIGADGIDLERGTTTFNELVGLSRVMSEVAREVILMVESEKIGRKIPNVELPWDSIDVLITNNDLSEEHQKKIESHNVRVIRAQ